One Glycine max cultivar Williams 82 chromosome 6, Glycine_max_v4.0, whole genome shotgun sequence DNA segment encodes these proteins:
- the MYB48 gene encoding MYB transcription factor MYB48: protein MGRSPCCEKAHTNKGAWTKEEDHRLISYIRAHGEGCWRSLPKAAGLLRCGKSCRLRWINYLRPDLKRGNFSLEEDQLIIKLHSLLGNKWSLIAGRLPGRTDNEIKNYWNTHIRRKLLSRGIDPATHRPLNDSSHQEPAAVSAPPKHQESFHHERCPDLNLELTISPPHHPQPDHPHLKTLVTNSNLCFPCSLGLHNSKDCSCALHTSTANATATGYDFLALKTTVVLDYRTLHMK from the exons ATGGGAAGGTCCCCTTGCTGTGAGAAAGCACACACAAACAAAGGTGCATGGACCAAAGAAGAAGATCATCGCCTCATTTCTTACATTAGAGCTCACGGTGAAGGCTGCTGGCGCTCTCTCCCCAAAGCCGCCGGCCTTCTCCGTTGCGGCAAGAGCTGTCGTCTCCGCTGGATCAACTATCTCCGCCCTGACCTCAAGCGCGGCAATTTCTCCCTCGAAGAAGACCAACTCATCATCAAACTCCACAGCCTCCTTGGCAACAA GTGGTCTCTAATTGCTGGTAGATTGCCCGGTAGAACTGACAATGAGATCAAGAATTACTGGAATACTCACATACGCAGGAAGCTTCTGAGCAGAGGTATTGACCCTGCCACTCACAGGCCTCTCAACGATTCTTCTCATCAAGAACCTGCTGCTGTCTCTGCCCCTCCTAAACATCAAGAGTCCTTTCACCATGAACGCTGCCCTGACTTGAACCTTGAGCTAACCATTAGTCCTCCCCATCATCCTCAACCTGATCATCCGCACTTGAAGACCCTTGTGACAAACTCAAACCTTTGCTTTCCCTGCAGTCTGGGTTTGCATAATAGCAAAGATTGTAGCTGTGCCCTCCACACTAGTACTGCCAACGCTACTGCTACTGGCTATGATTTCTTGGCCTTGAAAACCACCGTCGTTTTGGATTACAGAACCTTGCACATGAAATGA